A section of the Candidatus Moraniibacteriota bacterium genome encodes:
- the mraZ gene encoding division/cell wall cluster transcriptional repressor MraZ, translating to MFIGEYQHSIDPKKRLALPSKFRGELGTRVVVTRGLDRSLFVYPMKVWEELAGKLGSLPVGETGTRSFIRLMLSGATDCELDSQGRVLIPEYLKTEAGLKKEVTIVGLYNRLEIWDVKEWQKYKHLAGKNTEKIANELGKLGVY from the coding sequence ATGTTCATCGGCGAGTACCAACACTCCATCGATCCCAAAAAGCGCCTGGCGCTCCCTTCAAAGTTTCGTGGGGAGCTCGGGACCCGGGTCGTCGTGACACGCGGACTCGACCGTTCACTCTTCGTCTATCCGATGAAGGTGTGGGAGGAACTCGCGGGAAAGCTCGGAAGTTTGCCGGTCGGTGAGACCGGAACACGCAGCTTCATCCGGCTCATGCTCTCGGGCGCGACGGATTGCGAGCTCGATAGTCAGGGTCGCGTTCTCATTCCCGAATACCTCAAGACGGAGGCGGGACTGAAGAAGGAAGTGACCATCGTTGGACTCTATAATCGGCTCGAGATCTGGGACGTGAAAGAGTGGCAGAAATATAAACACCTGGCAGGAAAGAATACCGAAAAGATTGCGAATGAACTCGGCAAGCTCGGTGTCTACTAG